A region of Paenibacillus thiaminolyticus DNA encodes the following proteins:
- the hisG gene encoding ATP phosphoribosyltransferase yields MQDWLKVAMPKGRIYKQASTLFRDAGLPVPEDEEDSRKLIIDVPEARMQFIMAKPVDVPTYVEYGVADVGIAGKDVLMEENKDVYELLDLGIARCRMSVIGLPSWKPSIHLRVATKYPNVASQYFREQGQQVEVIKLNGSIELAPLIGLADRIVDMVETGKTLKENGLVELEEMFGITSRLIANRVSYRMKNEAIQQLCDRIQRVVPPQL; encoded by the coding sequence ATGCAGGATTGGTTGAAGGTGGCCATGCCGAAGGGGCGAATCTACAAGCAGGCTTCCACGCTGTTCCGCGATGCGGGGCTGCCAGTACCCGAGGATGAAGAGGATTCCCGCAAGCTGATCATCGATGTGCCGGAAGCGCGCATGCAGTTCATTATGGCGAAGCCGGTCGACGTTCCGACTTATGTCGAATACGGGGTTGCGGATGTCGGTATCGCCGGTAAAGATGTGCTGATGGAAGAGAATAAGGATGTCTATGAGCTGCTCGATCTTGGCATTGCCCGCTGCCGGATGTCAGTGATTGGCCTTCCGTCATGGAAGCCATCCATTCATCTGCGGGTCGCGACGAAGTATCCGAATGTCGCCTCGCAGTATTTCCGGGAGCAAGGGCAGCAGGTGGAAGTGATTAAGCTGAACGGATCGATCGAGTTGGCTCCGTTAATCGGGCTGGCCGATCGGATCGTCGATATGGTCGAGACAGGCAAGACGCTGAAGGAGAACGGGCTGGTAGAGCTGGAAGAGATGTTCGGGATTACGAGCCGGCTCATCGCGAACCGGGTCAGTTACCGGATGAAGAACGAAGCGATTCAGCAGCTGTGCGACCGCATTCAGCGCGTCGTGCCTCCGCAGCTGTAG
- the hisD gene encoding histidinol dehydrogenase, translating to MRIIEAADWRVERKVDYGTREQLETVQAIIRDVRKEGDGAVLRYTGQFDRMELAPAQLRIAPAEIEAAYGQVKDAFLAALREAAANIRAFHEKQKRTSWMDFQPDGTLLGQIMRPLKRVGVYVPGGSAAYPSSVLMNVIPAQVAGVPEIVMVTPPSTGGKGGIDPHILVAAAEAGVKEIYQVGGAQAIAALAYGTETIAPVDKICGPGNIYVALAKREVYGAVDIDSIAGPSEIVVLADATATPAYVAADLLSQAEHDAMASAVLVTDSRPLAEAVAAEVERQLASLPRREIAAMSIEGYGAIVVVPGLKEGVELVNRLAPEHLEIMTSDPMEWVGAIENAGAIFLGEYSSEPVGDYYAGPNHIIPTNGTARFSSPVDVDMFMKKSSLIRYSREALQRDGERIMELARHEGLEAHARAIGIRLGQMKE from the coding sequence ATGCGGATTATCGAAGCAGCGGATTGGCGTGTTGAGCGCAAGGTAGATTACGGAACCCGGGAGCAGTTGGAGACGGTTCAGGCGATTATCCGGGATGTGCGGAAGGAGGGAGATGGAGCGGTGCTCCGCTATACCGGACAGTTCGACCGGATGGAACTGGCTCCAGCGCAGCTGCGCATCGCTCCGGCGGAGATTGAGGCGGCCTACGGGCAAGTGAAGGACGCCTTCCTCGCCGCCTTGCGCGAGGCGGCCGCGAATATCCGCGCCTTCCACGAGAAGCAGAAGCGCACGTCATGGATGGATTTCCAGCCGGACGGCACGCTGCTGGGGCAAATTATGCGGCCGCTGAAGCGGGTCGGCGTCTATGTGCCCGGCGGGAGCGCGGCTTATCCTTCCTCCGTCCTGATGAATGTCATTCCCGCCCAGGTCGCGGGCGTGCCCGAGATCGTCATGGTCACCCCGCCATCGACCGGCGGGAAGGGCGGGATCGACCCGCATATTCTGGTCGCGGCGGCGGAGGCTGGCGTGAAGGAGATCTACCAGGTTGGCGGGGCGCAGGCGATCGCTGCCCTGGCTTACGGCACGGAGACGATCGCTCCGGTCGATAAAATCTGCGGGCCAGGCAATATTTATGTCGCCCTGGCGAAGCGTGAAGTGTACGGCGCGGTCGATATCGACAGCATCGCCGGCCCTTCCGAGATTGTCGTCTTGGCGGATGCGACGGCCACGCCGGCTTATGTGGCGGCCGATCTGCTATCCCAGGCCGAGCATGACGCGATGGCTTCGGCCGTGCTCGTCACCGACTCGCGCCCGCTGGCGGAGGCGGTGGCCGCCGAGGTGGAGCGCCAGCTCGCCTCGCTGCCGCGCCGGGAAATTGCGGCGATGTCGATCGAAGGCTATGGGGCGATCGTGGTCGTGCCTGGGCTGAAGGAAGGCGTGGAACTGGTCAACCGACTGGCTCCGGAGCATTTGGAGATTATGACGTCCGACCCGATGGAATGGGTAGGCGCGATCGAGAATGCCGGTGCGATCTTCCTCGGCGAGTATAGCTCCGAGCCGGTAGGCGACTATTACGCCGGGCCGAACCATATCATCCCGACGAATGGCACGGCGCGCTTCTCTTCGCCGGTCGACGTCGATATGTTCATGAAGAAGTCGAGTCTGATCCGGTACAGCCGGGAGGCGCTGCAGCGGGACGGGGAGCGGATTATGGAGCTGGCCCGCCACGAAGGTCTGGAGGCGCACGCCCGTGCGATCGGAATCCGGCTCGGGCAGATGAAGGAATAG
- the hisB gene encoding imidazoleglycerol-phosphate dehydratase HisB produces MEYGALQTREAAIARTTNETDIQLSFNVDGSGTSRLETGVPFLNHMLDLFAKHGQFDLAVRADGDTDIDDHHTVEDIGICLGQALREALGNKAGIRRYASVFVPMDEALAQVVIDLSNRPHFEHRAVYPAARVGAFDTELVHEFLWKLALESRMTLHVIVHYGQNTHHIIEAVFKALGRALDEATAIDPRVEGVPSTKGVL; encoded by the coding sequence ATGGAATATGGAGCATTGCAAACGCGGGAAGCGGCCATTGCCCGCACAACGAATGAGACGGATATACAGTTGTCGTTCAATGTAGACGGAAGCGGTACAAGCCGCCTGGAGACGGGCGTGCCATTCCTGAACCATATGCTGGACCTGTTCGCGAAGCACGGCCAGTTCGATCTCGCGGTCCGGGCGGATGGCGATACGGACATCGATGACCACCATACGGTGGAGGATATCGGCATCTGTCTCGGCCAGGCGCTGCGCGAAGCGCTCGGGAACAAGGCGGGCATCCGGCGATATGCCTCGGTCTTCGTGCCGATGGACGAGGCGCTTGCTCAAGTTGTCATCGATCTGAGCAACCGGCCTCACTTCGAGCACCGCGCCGTCTATCCGGCCGCCCGGGTCGGTGCGTTCGATACCGAGCTGGTGCATGAGTTTCTATGGAAGCTGGCGCTGGAGAGCCGGATGACGCTCCATGTGATCGTTCATTACGGGCAGAACACACACCATATTATCGAAGCCGTGTTCAAGGCGCTCGGGCGGGCGCTGGATGAGGCGACCGCGATCGATCCGCGCGTGGAAGGCGTTCCGTCCACTAAGGGAGTGCTGTAA
- the hisH gene encoding imidazole glycerol phosphate synthase subunit HisH, with the protein MIAVLDYGMGNLHSVSTAVERLGYEAAICREPEQLAEAAGIILPGVGAFGDAMESLQATGLGRAFTEAVQAGKPALGICLGMQLLFEEGEEHGRHAGLGLLPGRVIRFEGGHYKVPHMGWNRLQWEQPDHGLTAGLEEGHVYFVHSYHVLADKQKDVIATCQYGGRSVTAMVGRGRLYGMQFHPEKSGEVGRRLLERFLQLAEGPGRVRD; encoded by the coding sequence ATGATTGCGGTATTGGATTACGGAATGGGAAACCTGCACAGCGTCAGCACGGCGGTGGAACGCCTCGGCTATGAAGCGGCAATCTGCCGCGAGCCCGAGCAGCTGGCGGAGGCCGCGGGCATTATTCTCCCCGGCGTCGGCGCGTTCGGCGATGCGATGGAATCGCTGCAGGCGACCGGCCTGGGCCGGGCGTTCACGGAGGCGGTGCAGGCCGGCAAGCCGGCGCTCGGCATCTGCCTCGGCATGCAGCTGCTCTTCGAGGAAGGGGAAGAGCACGGCCGCCATGCCGGTCTCGGGCTCCTGCCCGGCCGGGTGATCCGCTTCGAGGGCGGCCACTACAAGGTCCCGCATATGGGCTGGAACCGGCTGCAATGGGAGCAGCCGGATCATGGGCTGACTGCCGGGCTGGAGGAAGGGCATGTCTACTTCGTCCACTCGTACCATGTGCTGGCCGATAAGCAGAAGGATGTCATCGCGACTTGCCAATACGGAGGCCGATCGGTGACGGCGATGGTCGGCCGGGGCCGTCTGTACGGCATGCAGTTCCACCCCGAGAAGAGCGGGGAAGTGGGCCGGCGTCTGCTGGAGCGGTTCCTCCAGTTGGCCGAGGGGCCGGGACGGGTTCGGGATTGA
- the hisA gene encoding 1-(5-phosphoribosyl)-5-[(5-phosphoribosylamino)methylideneamino]imidazole-4-carboxamide isomerase, producing the protein MTAFTIYPAIDIRGGRCVRLVQGDYGQETVYDESPLDVAGRWEREGASWIHLVDLDGAKAGHPVNDRLIGEIARTVGVPVQVGGGLRTRADVERLLEAGVARVILGTAAIEDRAFVEDVLSRHGGHVAIGIDARDGYVATRGWLETSEVQAEALACQLAEVGAKTFIFTDISRDGMMRGPNVEAITALARACGQQVIASGGVSSMADVETLAAQAKDGVSGAIIGKALYTGSVRLEEAVRLAEAAGSNGR; encoded by the coding sequence ATGACGGCATTTACAATATATCCGGCCATCGATATTCGGGGAGGACGCTGTGTCCGGCTCGTGCAGGGCGATTACGGACAGGAGACGGTCTATGACGAATCCCCGCTTGATGTGGCGGGTCGCTGGGAGCGGGAGGGCGCGTCCTGGATTCACCTCGTCGATCTGGATGGCGCGAAGGCCGGGCACCCGGTCAATGACCGGCTTATTGGAGAGATCGCCCGCACCGTCGGCGTGCCGGTGCAGGTCGGCGGCGGCTTGCGGACGCGAGCGGATGTGGAGCGGCTGCTGGAAGCGGGCGTGGCGCGGGTCATTCTGGGCACGGCCGCGATTGAGGATCGCGCGTTCGTCGAAGACGTGCTGTCCCGGCACGGCGGTCATGTCGCGATCGGCATCGATGCGCGCGACGGCTATGTGGCGACGCGGGGGTGGCTCGAGACGTCGGAGGTGCAGGCAGAAGCGCTGGCATGCCAGCTGGCTGAGGTTGGCGCGAAGACGTTTATTTTTACGGATATTTCCCGCGACGGCATGATGCGCGGGCCGAATGTGGAGGCGATCACGGCGTTGGCCCGGGCTTGCGGTCAGCAGGTTATCGCCTCGGGCGGCGTCAGCAGCATGGCGGATGTGGAGACGCTGGCCGCTCAGGCGAAGGACGGCGTCAGCGGCGCCATTATCGGGAAGGCGCTGTATACCGGCAGCGTTCGCCTGGAGGAGGCGGTCCGGCTGGCCGAAGCGGCCGGAAGCAACGGGCGCTAG
- the hisF gene encoding imidazole glycerol phosphate synthase subunit HisF, whose product MLAKRIIPCLDVKDGRVVKGVNFVQLRDAGDPVELAALYDREGADELVFLDISASVEGRATMVEVVRQTAAEISIPFTVGGGIGHVDDMMRILRAGADKIGINTAAVQQPSLIRDGARRFGSQCIVVAVDARYHEEWGEWEVYIHGGRTPTGLRAVEWAREAEKLGAGEILLTSMDADGTKNGFDVRLTRAVSDAVGIPVIASGGAGHTEHFLEAFQQGGADAALAASIFHYKEVSVQEVKETLRQQGVNVR is encoded by the coding sequence ATGTTAGCCAAACGAATCATCCCTTGCCTGGACGTCAAGGACGGACGGGTCGTCAAGGGCGTTAACTTCGTGCAGCTGCGTGATGCCGGCGATCCGGTGGAGCTGGCCGCCCTGTATGATCGGGAGGGTGCCGATGAATTGGTCTTTCTGGACATTTCCGCTTCGGTGGAGGGCCGGGCCACGATGGTCGAGGTCGTCAGGCAGACGGCGGCCGAGATCTCGATTCCCTTCACGGTGGGCGGCGGCATCGGACATGTCGATGATATGATGCGGATTCTGCGCGCGGGCGCAGACAAGATCGGAATCAATACGGCGGCGGTGCAGCAGCCGTCCCTCATTCGCGACGGGGCCCGCCGCTTCGGCTCGCAGTGCATCGTCGTCGCGGTGGACGCCCGCTATCATGAGGAGTGGGGCGAATGGGAGGTCTATATTCACGGCGGGCGCACTCCAACCGGTCTCCGCGCGGTGGAATGGGCCCGGGAGGCCGAGAAGCTGGGCGCCGGCGAGATACTGCTGACGAGCATGGATGCGGACGGAACGAAGAACGGATTCGATGTTCGGCTGACCCGCGCCGTGTCCGATGCGGTGGGCATTCCGGTTATCGCTTCCGGCGGTGCCGGGCATACTGAGCATTTCCTGGAGGCCTTCCAGCAAGGCGGGGCGGATGCGGCGTTGGCGGCTTCCATTTTCCACTATAAAGAGGTGTCGGTACAGGAAGTCAAAGAGACGCTGCGCCAGCAAGGAGTGAATGTGCGATGA
- the hisIE gene encoding bifunctional phosphoribosyl-AMP cyclohydrolase/phosphoribosyl-ATP diphosphatase HisIE, with protein sequence MTESRVTAGLSAYGEALADRIRWDGQGLVPAIVQDAGTREVLMMAYMNRESLLKSCETGETVFWSRSRQELWHKGATSGNTQRIVEMAADCDGDTLLIQVIPNGPACHTGTYTCFDADRSGIAPLSEAQEALVARSGAVAEDAALAADPYRVLAELEQVIAEREEERPKGAYTTYLFDSGLDKILKKIGEESAEVLIAAKNGDKKELTGEAGDLLFHLLVLLRERKLPFVQVLNELQRRHQGPRRDTYHAHGKIKPSTES encoded by the coding sequence ATGACAGAATCGAGAGTGACAGCCGGATTGAGCGCCTATGGAGAGGCGTTGGCGGATCGCATCCGCTGGGACGGACAGGGGCTCGTACCGGCGATCGTGCAGGATGCGGGGACCCGGGAAGTGCTGATGATGGCCTATATGAACCGCGAGTCGCTCCTGAAGTCATGCGAGACCGGGGAGACGGTCTTCTGGAGCCGCTCCCGGCAGGAGTTGTGGCATAAAGGCGCCACCAGCGGCAACACGCAGCGCATTGTCGAGATGGCAGCCGATTGTGACGGGGATACGCTGCTTATTCAGGTGATCCCGAACGGTCCTGCATGCCATACGGGGACGTACACCTGCTTCGACGCAGACCGCAGCGGGATTGCTCCGCTGTCTGAAGCGCAGGAGGCGCTGGTTGCGAGGTCCGGGGCTGTTGCAGAGGATGCGGCATTGGCTGCGGACCCGTACCGGGTGCTGGCGGAGCTGGAGCAGGTCATTGCCGAGCGGGAGGAGGAGCGGCCCAAAGGGGCGTATACGACGTATTTATTTGATTCTGGACTTGATAAAATATTGAAAAAGATCGGCGAAGAGAGCGCCGAGGTTCTGATTGCCGCCAAAAACGGGGATAAAAAAGAGCTGACGGGCGAGGCCGGGGATTTGCTCTTCCATCTGCTTGTGCTGCTGCGCGAGCGGAAGCTGCCGTTCGTACAGGTGCTGAATGAGCTGCAGCGCCGGCACCAAGGGCCGCGCCGCGATACCTATCATGCGCACGGGAAGATCAAGCCTTCAACTGAATCGTAA
- a CDS encoding tetratricopeptide repeat protein, with amino-acid sequence MAGEKPHRTGRDNADAHGNVVMFPVDAAAYSDRAVKLLDRLQYDKALRYFRRAVECEPGDAIHQCNLAGALAETGRFEESNLILRHIVNELDPSMSECYYYMANNFAYLECYQEAEAALDIYLALDPQGAYGSEALEMKEMLHDEMNRPGSYPGSRPPANAAAFEEAARGLKEAAAALSSAAESEASGKPANAPGQALREAQSGQEAEHQQARRMMEEGRFLEAGRILELLLEADPDDLPARNNLALAYYYMGFFKEAREMLHQVLALDPGHLHALCNLAIFERQAGGTEQERELMERLAKLQPFHREPAFKLANTLGILGRHEEAYRHLRRLLATGSPAEPGVYHCAAVAACHLGRYDEAAGWWAACRRLDPESGIGSYYLELLQQGGGGRPDPMPSYHYRIPYEAKARSGRRAERSTAAERKVRQEAGEPGAAAEWERQLKSDPLVRSSLFWALRSGDSATKLQALQAMSLINDEEAKQALRGLLLDPEQDGYVKELTIYVLRLLGVEDALDVEWNGKKQLVDGYHLLSGLPRWEPGWQQVIDAIRTGMNGRYDLIQMHDAEKIWIEFLRRSYPNEVPRIAKAASWAAAIEYIIAKKHGHPITSSEAGERYAVSAATVAKHAKRMEEAFRPETTEKNIYQ; translated from the coding sequence ATGGCAGGAGAGAAGCCACATCGAACCGGCAGGGATAACGCGGATGCACATGGTAACGTCGTGATGTTCCCGGTAGATGCGGCCGCGTATTCCGATCGCGCGGTAAAATTATTAGATCGGCTGCAATATGACAAGGCATTGCGGTATTTCCGCAGAGCGGTCGAATGCGAGCCTGGCGATGCGATTCACCAGTGCAATCTGGCTGGGGCGTTGGCAGAGACGGGGCGCTTCGAGGAGTCGAATCTCATCCTCCGCCATATTGTGAATGAGCTCGATCCATCCATGAGTGAATGTTATTACTATATGGCGAATAATTTCGCTTATCTTGAATGCTATCAGGAGGCGGAGGCGGCGCTCGATATTTACTTGGCGCTGGATCCGCAGGGAGCTTACGGCAGCGAGGCGCTGGAAATGAAGGAGATGCTTCATGACGAGATGAATCGGCCTGGTTCGTACCCGGGATCCCGGCCGCCCGCCAATGCGGCGGCCTTCGAAGAGGCGGCGAGAGGCTTGAAGGAAGCCGCTGCCGCTTTGAGCAGCGCTGCGGAGTCCGAGGCAAGCGGCAAGCCGGCGAATGCGCCCGGACAAGCCCTCCGGGAAGCCCAGAGCGGACAGGAAGCCGAGCATCAGCAAGCCCGGCGGATGATGGAAGAAGGCAGGTTTTTGGAGGCGGGGCGTATTCTCGAGCTGCTGCTTGAGGCGGACCCCGACGATCTGCCTGCCCGGAACAATCTGGCGCTCGCCTATTATTATATGGGCTTCTTCAAGGAAGCCCGTGAGATGCTTCATCAGGTGCTTGCGCTGGATCCCGGCCATTTGCACGCCCTGTGCAATCTGGCGATATTCGAGCGTCAGGCCGGAGGAACGGAGCAGGAGCGGGAGTTGATGGAGCGGCTGGCGAAGCTGCAGCCCTTCCATCGGGAGCCCGCCTTCAAGCTGGCGAACACGCTGGGCATTCTCGGCCGGCATGAGGAGGCTTACCGCCATCTGCGGCGCCTGCTTGCGACCGGATCGCCTGCCGAGCCGGGTGTCTATCATTGCGCGGCGGTGGCGGCCTGCCATCTCGGACGGTACGATGAAGCGGCCGGCTGGTGGGCAGCCTGCCGGCGCCTGGATCCGGAGAGCGGCATCGGTTCGTATTACTTGGAGCTGCTTCAGCAAGGCGGAGGAGGCCGTCCGGATCCGATGCCTAGCTATCATTACCGCATTCCTTACGAAGCGAAGGCGCGCTCCGGACGGCGGGCCGAACGGTCCACGGCAGCGGAACGGAAAGTCCGGCAAGAAGCCGGAGAACCGGGAGCGGCCGCCGAATGGGAACGGCAGCTGAAGTCGGATCCGCTCGTCCGCTCCTCCTTGTTCTGGGCGCTGCGCTCCGGCGACTCCGCGACGAAGCTGCAGGCGCTTCAGGCGATGAGCCTGATCAATGACGAAGAGGCGAAGCAGGCGCTCCGGGGGCTGTTGCTCGATCCGGAGCAGGATGGCTACGTGAAGGAATTGACCATATATGTCCTGCGCTTGCTCGGCGTTGAGGACGCGCTTGACGTGGAATGGAACGGCAAGAAGCAGCTCGTGGACGGATATCATCTGCTAAGCGGGCTCCCGAGATGGGAACCGGGCTGGCAGCAGGTAATCGATGCGATCCGGACCGGGATGAACGGCCGCTATGACCTGATTCAGATGCATGACGCGGAGAAGATCTGGATTGAATTTCTCCGTCGGTCATATCCTAATGAAGTGCCGCGCATCGCGAAGGCGGCCAGTTGGGCGGCGGCGATTGAATATATCATCGCGAAGAAGCATGGCCACCCGATTACGAGCAGCGAGGCGGGGGAACGGTATGCCGTATCCGCCGCAACGGTCGCCAAGCATGCCAAGCGCATGGAAGAGGCATTCCGCCCAGAGACAACCGAGAAGAACATCTACCAATAG
- the trxB gene encoding thioredoxin-disulfide reductase, with product MEKKVYKSVVIGTGPAGYTAAIYLARANLNPLVIEGPQPGGQLTTTTDVENFPGFPDGIMGPELMENMRKQAERFGTTFVTGWVTEIDTSQRPFKLTGEGLEEIWAETLIISTGASAKYLNIPGEQDNVGKGVSACATCDGFFFRGKKIVVIGGGDSAMEEANFLTRFASELTIVHRRDELRASKIMQDRARENEKISWALNRTPLEVLATGMGVTGLKVRNNETGAEEVIETDGLFVAIGHKPNTDFLRGKVELNEHGYVIVKPGTTETSVPGIFAAGDVQDMKYRQAITAAGSGCQAALDCEKFLEGSMVHDWSTTLG from the coding sequence ATGGAGAAGAAAGTTTATAAATCGGTCGTTATCGGGACAGGACCTGCGGGTTACACGGCAGCAATCTATCTGGCGCGCGCCAATCTGAATCCGCTCGTTATTGAAGGTCCGCAGCCGGGAGGGCAGCTTACGACGACAACCGATGTAGAGAACTTCCCTGGGTTCCCGGACGGGATTATGGGCCCTGAACTGATGGAAAACATGCGCAAGCAGGCGGAGCGCTTCGGCACGACGTTCGTTACCGGCTGGGTAACGGAGATCGATACGTCGCAGCGTCCGTTCAAGCTGACGGGCGAAGGTCTGGAGGAAATCTGGGCCGAGACGCTCATTATCTCGACCGGAGCCAGCGCGAAATATTTGAACATCCCTGGAGAGCAGGATAATGTCGGCAAGGGGGTCAGCGCATGCGCTACCTGCGACGGCTTCTTCTTCCGGGGCAAAAAAATCGTCGTCATCGGCGGCGGAGACTCGGCGATGGAGGAAGCTAACTTCCTGACTCGCTTCGCATCGGAGCTGACGATCGTGCACCGCCGCGATGAGCTGCGCGCCTCCAAGATTATGCAGGATCGGGCACGCGAGAACGAGAAGATCTCCTGGGCTCTGAACCGGACGCCGCTGGAGGTGCTGGCGACGGGCATGGGCGTGACCGGCCTCAAAGTGCGCAACAACGAGACCGGCGCAGAGGAAGTCATTGAGACGGACGGCCTGTTCGTCGCGATCGGGCATAAGCCGAATACCGATTTCCTGCGCGGCAAGGTGGAGCTGAACGAGCACGGCTACGTAATCGTGAAGCCGGGTACGACGGAGACGAGCGTCCCGGGCATCTTCGCAGCCGGCGATGTGCAGGACATGAAATACCGCCAAGCGATTACTGCGGCCGGTTCCGGCTGCCAGGCAGCGCTTGACTGCGAGAAATTCCTGGAAGGCAGCATGGTGCATGACTGGAGCACGACGTTGGGGTAA
- a CDS encoding ROK family glucokinase, whose amino-acid sequence MSEQIYVGVDLGGTAIKVGICDTEGRLLQTFEGPTEVAKGPDTVIDNIENYIRRIVEESPYDWSQVAGIGAGVAGFTNVKEGVILLAPNVGFKDVPIRAILEARLGKPVKIDNDANVAALGEAWSGAGKGIDNCVCYTLGTGVGGGIIINGKIVQGFSGMAGELGHIAVIPDLEAIQCGCGKMGCLETVSSATGIIRMAKDAVERGDRTSLSLLEDIAAKDVFDAAKAGDEVAVRIISRAAFYLGKSMAAVAVTLNPERFIIGGGLSKAGEFLFEQIRETFKKLSPEPVTRGVSIVPAELGNDAGMIGAAGLFLRS is encoded by the coding sequence ATGTCTGAGCAAATCTACGTGGGTGTCGATTTGGGCGGAACGGCTATCAAGGTTGGTATTTGTGATACGGAAGGCCGGCTGCTGCAAACGTTTGAAGGTCCGACTGAAGTTGCCAAGGGCCCCGATACCGTCATAGACAACATTGAGAACTATATTCGTCGAATCGTGGAGGAGTCGCCTTACGATTGGAGCCAGGTGGCTGGAATTGGTGCAGGGGTCGCTGGGTTTACGAATGTGAAGGAAGGCGTTATCTTGTTGGCGCCCAACGTAGGCTTCAAGGATGTGCCGATTCGTGCCATATTGGAAGCGCGGCTAGGCAAGCCGGTCAAGATTGACAATGATGCCAATGTGGCCGCCTTGGGGGAAGCGTGGAGCGGTGCGGGCAAAGGCATCGATAACTGCGTCTGCTATACGCTCGGAACCGGCGTCGGCGGCGGTATTATCATCAACGGGAAGATTGTGCAAGGATTTTCCGGCATGGCCGGAGAGCTGGGCCATATCGCCGTGATTCCGGATCTGGAAGCGATTCAATGCGGCTGCGGCAAGATGGGCTGCCTGGAGACGGTATCCTCCGCAACCGGCATCATTCGCATGGCGAAGGATGCGGTAGAGCGCGGCGATCGCACGTCCCTGTCGCTGCTGGAGGACATCGCGGCGAAGGATGTGTTCGATGCGGCGAAGGCTGGGGATGAGGTTGCCGTCCGCATTATCTCGCGCGCAGCCTTCTATTTGGGCAAATCAATGGCGGCGGTCGCCGTCACCTTGAATCCGGAGCGCTTCATTATCGGCGGCGGTTTGTCGAAGGCGGGCGAGTTCTTGTTCGAGCAAATCCGCGAGACGTTCAAGAAGCTATCACCTGAACCGGTTACGCGCGGCGTATCGATCGTGCCGGCTGAGCTAGGCAATGATGCGGGTATGATTGGTGCGGCTGGATTGTTCTTGCGTTCGTAA
- the rapZ gene encoding RNase adapter RapZ, with protein MIESTETAALAKLVIITGMSGAGKTIAVQSLEDLGFFCVDNLPPVLIPKFAELIEQSKGKIGKVALVIDLRGREFFTALSESLNYIREHYTINCEILFLDATDGVLVQRYKESRRRHPLKPNGMPLEGIKMERKLLEDLKGWANQVIDTSTLKPAQLKERIVSRFTQADQNRMSVNVTSFGFKYGVPIDADLIFDVRFLPNPHYVEQLRPHTGQDIEVYDYVMKWPETQTFLSKLLDLLQFLLPQYRKEGKSQVVIGIGCTGGKHRSVAVAEYLGRTIGSSETEVVRVSHRDSERDRH; from the coding sequence ATGATCGAGTCAACAGAAACGGCAGCGCTTGCTAAATTAGTCATTATTACGGGGATGTCCGGGGCCGGCAAGACCATCGCGGTACAAAGCCTGGAGGATCTCGGATTTTTTTGCGTTGATAACTTGCCGCCCGTTCTGATTCCCAAATTCGCGGAGCTGATTGAGCAATCCAAAGGGAAGATCGGGAAGGTCGCACTTGTCATCGATTTGCGCGGGCGAGAGTTTTTCACGGCGTTATCGGAGTCTTTGAATTATATTAGAGAACATTATACAATTAATTGTGAAATTTTGTTCTTGGATGCGACGGATGGAGTTCTCGTCCAACGCTACAAGGAGAGCCGGCGGCGCCATCCGCTGAAGCCGAACGGCATGCCGCTGGAAGGCATCAAGATGGAGCGCAAGCTTTTGGAGGATTTGAAGGGCTGGGCCAATCAAGTGATTGACACGAGCACTCTTAAGCCGGCGCAGCTCAAAGAACGCATCGTCTCGAGATTCACGCAGGCCGATCAGAACCGCATGTCGGTCAACGTTACCTCATTCGGCTTCAAATATGGGGTTCCAATCGATGCGGATCTCATTTTTGACGTGCGGTTTCTGCCGAATCCTCATTATGTGGAGCAGCTGCGTCCGCATACCGGCCAAGATATCGAAGTCTATGACTATGTCATGAAATGGCCGGAGACGCAGACCTTTCTGAGCAAGCTGCTCGACTTGCTTCAATTTTTGCTTCCTCAATACCGCAAAGAAGGGAAGAGCCAAGTCGTCATCGGCATCGGCTGTACTGGCGGGAAGCACCGTTCCGTGGCCGTCGCGGAATATTTGGGCCGCACGATCGGTTCCAGCGAGACGGAGGTCGTTCGCGTAAGCCATCGGGATTCCGAACGCGATCGGCATTGA